GGTGAGACAACCGCGGGGGGCGCCTCGCGGATAGGGGGAGAGCTGGCGCGCAACCGGCCGGAGGTGGTGGTCATCGCCCTGGGGGGCAACGACGGCCTGCGGGGCCTGCCGCTCAAGCAGACCCGGGCCAACCTGGAGAAGATGGTGAGCGCGGCCAAATCCTCCGGGGCGCGGGTGCTGCTGGTGGGCATGCGCATGCCGCCCAACCTGGGGAAGGCCTACACGGAGGGCTTCACGGCCAACTACCGCGCGGTGGCCGAGGCGCATCAGGTGGCCCTGCTCCCGTTCCTGCTGGAGCCCATCGCGCTGGACCGCAACGCCTTCCAGGCCGACAACATCCACCCCATCGCCGCCGTGCAGCCCAAGCTGCGAGATCACGTCTGGCCCGCGCTGGCTCCGCTGCTGAAGTAGGCAGGAGAGCGGCCACGTCGGCGGCGGGGTGGGGGGTGTTCCGGCACCTGGATGCGTAGAGTGTGCGGGATGAGTGCCTCGCCCGACACCTCCACCCCTTCCTCCTCGTCCCAGGCCCGCCCGCGCCGACGCTGGCCGCGCCGCTTGCTGTGGATGGGCCTCGGTCTGGCTGTCTTGTTGGTTGTCGGCTCGGTGTACCAGGCCGTGTCCGCGGCGGCGGATGCGCACGACTTCCCCCCGCCGGGACGGATGGTGGACGTGGGCGGCTACCGCCTGCACCTGAACTGCACGGGGGAGGGGAGCCCCACCGTGGTGTTGGAGACGGGCGCCAACGCCATGTCCTCGGGCTGGGCCTGGGTGCAGCCGGAGGTGGCGAAGTCCACGCGCGTCTGCTCGTACGATCGGGCGGGGACGGCCTGGAGCGAGCTGGCTCCAGGGCCTCGCGACGCGGCGCACGTCGCCGAGCAGCTCCACACGCTGCTGGCGAACGCGGGTGAGCGGGGTCCCTTCGTCCTGGTGGGGCACTCGCTGGGCGGGCTCTTCGTACGCCTCTACGCGGACCGTCATCCGGGAGAGGTCGCCGGCATGGTGCTGCTGGATGCCTCGCACCCGGACCAGATGCAGCGGCTGCCGGAGTCCGCCCGGAAGCAGTTCGAGTTGGGCATGAAGGTGATGGACCTCGCGCCCGCGCTCATCCACGTGGGCCTGGTGCGCGCCACGGGTCTCTTCGCCGCGATCGGGCGGGGGCTGCCCGAGCGGGCCTTCGCGGAGGTGGAGGCCTTCTCCGCCACGACCCGGAACCTGGAGGCCGCCTCCGCCGAGATGCGGGCCTGGGACGACTCCGCGGCCCAGGTGCGTGCCACGCGGGGACTCGGTGAGCGGCCCCTGCTGGTGGTGAGCGCGGGGTCGGCCGCGGGGGCGGAGGAACTCGTTCCGGCGTTCCAGGCCCTGCACCGCGAGCTGGTCTCGCTCTCCTCCCGTGGCGAGTACCGTCTCATCCCCGAGGCCAACCACCTCTCGTTGCTCACGGATGAGGCACATGCCCGCCAGACGAGCGCCGCCATCCTCGAGGTGGTGGGCAAGGTGCGTGCCCCGCCGGTGGCCGGAGCGGCCTCGCCCTAGCCGCTCTGCAGAAGCATCAGACGGAAAGTCCAGTCGCCGCGTCCGCTCCTTCTTCGGTTCCGCCTTCGTTACTGCCTCAGGCGCTGGGGGACCGGACAATCTCCAGATTTCACCTGACGATATCACTCATCCATCCTTCAATGACTGGCAAGGGGCCGAGGAGGGGTCGTTCGTGCAACCGCTGCCGGCGAAATGGGGATAGGTTGGGTCGAAAAGTTCGAGAGAATCGATATGTCCTCCGAGCCCGGTACGCCGACCCTTGACCAGTTGCGAGTATTCCTGACGGTGGTGGAGGTGGGCAGCTTCGCCGGGGCGGCACGCCAGCTGAAGCGGGCCACGTCGGTCATCAGCTACACGATCGCCAACCTGGAGGCGCAGCTCGGCGTCTCTCTCTTCGACCGCGAGTCGACCCGGAAGCCGCGGCTGACCGAGGCGGGGCGCACGGTGCTGGCGGAGGCGCGCACCATCTCCAATGGCGTGGACGGGCTGCGCGCCAAGGTGAAGGGGCTTCTGCGGGGACTCGAGGCGGAGCTCCGCGTCGCGCTCGACGTGATGCTGCCGGCGTCGCGCGTGGTCGACGCGCTCACGTCCTTCCGCAAGGAGTTTCCGACGGTGTCGCTGCACCTGTACATGGAGGCGCTCGGCGCGGTGACGCAGCGGGTGCTCGATGGCGCGGCCACGCTCGGTGTCAGCGGACCGCTCGACGCGGGCATCGGCGGAATCGAACGTATCTCGGTGGGCAGCGTGGAGATGATTCCCGTGGCGGCACCGGAGCACCCGCTGGCGCGGGCGAAGCGGAATCAGCCGGGCGCCGGGCGGGCGCATGTGCAACTCGTGCTGACGGACCGCTCGACGCTCACGCAAGGCAAGGACATCGCGGTCCTGAGCCCCCGGACGTGGCGGCTGGCCGATCTCGGCTCCAAGCACATGCTGCTGAGGGAAGGAATCGGGTGGGGGAACATGCCCATCCCGATGGTGCGCGAAGACCTCGAGTCTGGACGCCTCGTCCACCTCGACATGCCCGACTTCAGGGGCGGGTCCTACGGCTTCCACGCCATCTACCGGACGGACTCTCCGCCGGGGCCGGCCGCTTCCTGGCTCATCTCCCGTTTCCAGGGGCAGCGCTCGGAGTAGACATGCCGATTTTCTCGAACGTTTCGACCGAGATTATGCCAGTTTCGTCGTAACAACAGACGCAGTACTTCTTCCTCATCAAGCCGGCCCGAACACCTCGGGACGGGTCGTACCCACGCCGTGCTCACTGTTGATGGAGGAAGTCTCACATGCGCCAGAACCTGCTCATTGCCATTCTTTCGCTGTCCTATGCCCTCGCCGCTTGTGGCGGAGACGCGCTGACCTTGGAGGAGGGCCTCGGGGTGAACGAGGACGGCGTGGTGACGCTCACCACCGCGACCTTCGACACGACGTACCAGGCGCCTTTCTGCGCCGACGCGGGTGCGAATTGTGATTCGGGCTCGCTGCTCAACGGCCGCTCGGACGCGGTGCCCGAGGCGAACGGGCCCAACACGCTCGAGGCGAGCTGCGCGGACGGCACCTGGGGTGGCTACTTCGTGAAGCGGGCCATCGAGCACCTCTCGGTGAGCACCCCGGACGGCTCGGCCCTGGCCGCGGGCAAGACGGTGAAGCTGGAGGCGACCGTGTATGCCTATTCGCTCGTGCAGGACAAGCTGGACCTGTACTACACGGCGAGCGTCGAGAACCCATCGTGGACGTACCTCGGCACGTACACGCCGGACCGCAGTGGCCTCAACACCTTCGCCGTCACGTACACCCTGCCCGCGGGCGGTGTGCAGGCCGTGCGCGCCAACTTCCGCTTCGTCGACTCCAACAACACCAATAGCCCCCCGTCCATCTGCAGCAGCGGCAACTACGACGACCACGACGACCTGATCTTCGCGGTGCGGTCTCCGGTTGCCCTCCGCTGACACACCCTGCCTGGGGGCACGGGCCGTCCAGCGCGGCATCCACATGCCCCGCCCGAGCGCCTCGGGCACAGCCCGGGGCCGTTGGGGCATGTCTCCTTGCCCCATCTCGACCCTCCTGACGCTCCGAGAGCCGGCTTCCGGGCGCGATTTCGAGCAACTGGTCCGATGGTCGGACCAGTTCGGGCCGACTGCGACCGGAAGGTGTTCCTCTCAACACGGCTGGAATCTCTGCCGACCATGTCCAAGAAATTCGTGGACAGTCCGCTAGAGGCTCCCGGAAATCGACGGGAGGGCCGATGAGCTCGAGCCGGTCCCACCGTCCAACGCTCAACCGAGAAGGAGCCGTCATGACGATCAAAGCAGCGACCCCCTACTTCATCCTCAATGGCAGGGCCGAGCAGGCCATCGCCTTCTACCAGCGTGCCCTCGGCGCGAAAACGGAGGCACTCCAGCGGTTCGGAGACGTCGACCAGAGTTGTCCCGTGGCGATGAAGAGCCGGGTCATGCACGCGGCCCTGCGCGTGGGCGACGCGCTGCTGATGATGAGCGACGGCTCCGACGAGGAGCTGCCGCCACGGAGCGGGAACGTGAGCATCGCCCTCCAGTTCGATGATCCCGACCAGGCCCGGCAATGCTTCGACGCGCTGGCGACGAACGGCAAGGCCATCCAGCCACTCATCGACGCCCCCTGGGGTGAGCTGTTCGGCGTGGTTTCCGACGAGTTCGGCATCAACTGGATGTTCAACAGCGCCAAGGTCAAGAAGGCCTGACGCACGTTCCCGCTGGCCATTGGCGCCGCCAGCGTCTGGGTCTTCAACGGAGCGTGCGTCCTCGGCGCCGTCGTGATGGGGGCCCTGACGCTGGGGCTGGCGTGGCGTTACCAGGTGACATCGACCCGCGCGGGCGCGGTGGTCCGAGCGGACCCGGAGCCCGCCAGGAAGCGCTCCAGCACCGTCTTGCGGAAGGGCAGGAACTGGTCGCGGAGCGCCGGGGAGATGGCGTAGCGGCCGGAGTCCGCCGGGTCATCGGTCTCGGTGCTGTGGACGAAGTTCGCCGACGCGGGCCACGTCAGGCCACCGCCCACGGGCCTGCCGCTGTTGCGCTGGTGGCAGCCGCCGCAAGAGAGGGCCTGGGCGCGGGCCACGACATCCCGAGGCGTCAGCGAGCTGCCCACTCGGGCGAGCTCCTGGCCGATGGCCTGGTGGAAGGCGCTGGGGCCGGGGCCGAACCGGGCGAGGTAGTCATCCGCCCCGCCCGGGGTCTGGGCATCATCCTGGGCGGCGTTGAAGGTATCCGGCACCGAGTAGTTGAAGCGGTCGAGGTCATCGAGGGCCAGGCTCGCCACCTGGGTGACGAAGTGGCTCTGGAAGGCGGAGGCGCGGGAGTCGGTGGACGCGGGGTTGAACAGCCCTCCGAAGGGGTTCGTCTTCACCGTCGCCGGGACGAACGCGAGCGTGCACGCGGCCCGCGAGGTGCAATCCCTCACCAGCTTGAACTCACGCAGCATCCACGGCACCGGAGGCGCGTCCGGCCCGCCCCGGAAGAACTGGTTGGTGCGCACCTGCCCGAGGCTCCTCGGGTTGTTGCCGTACAGGTTCATGCCCACCACCGGCTCGAAGCCCGGCAGCCCCGAGAAGTAGAAGGACTCCAGCTTGTCGGCGCGCGCCAGGGGGTCCGACACGGAGGACAGCCCGCTCCAGAACTCGGCCACGGGCCGGCAGCCCTCGAGCCCCAGCTCGGGGTGCGGGTTGGGCAGGACCGACTCGAAGTTGATGAAGTTCCGCATGCCGGGATTGAAGGGCAGCTTCGCCAGGACGATGCGGTATTGGCCGCAGTCGGAGCCGTCCGCGGCCGCCAGGTCGAAGCGGTTGTAGAGGCCCACCGCCCCATAGCTGTCCAGGTTGATGACGGACCCGAGCCGCGCCTGTCCGCCCTCGCTCGGGCGGCACACGTAGGGGAAGCCGTTGAGCGTGTTGCCGTTGTCGGTGCAGTGCGGCATGCCCGGCAGGTCCGCCTGCCCGGGCGCCGGGTTCTGCGTGTCCCAGAGCTGGCGGAAGAGCTGGTCGGCGGTGAAGCCCGTCCCGCCGTTGTCGGCGACCAGCCGGGTGAACACCCGCCGCCCGTTGAACCGGGACAGGATGCTCTTCTCCGTCACGATCAGCGAGCGGAAGGGATCCACGGGAGCGGGAGCCGTGGAGGGCTGGGGGGAAGGAGGCGGGGGAACCATTCCGATGCCGGTGCGATCCGACTGCGGCGCCTCGTCCGCTTCGGAGCCCGCGGGCCCCTCACACGCACTCAACATGGCGGCGGCGATCGCCACCCGACACACCCGATTGAAACGCTCGTGGCCCACGGAGTTTCCCTTTCGCGCGGCGCGAGGAGGCGCCGGACGAACAGTTGGACCCGTGAGCGCCCCCAAGTGGGCAACGCATCCCGCTTCCGAGGGCAAAGGAGTCTCGCAACGAGCCCTATGCCCGAACGGAAGGGTTTCTCAATCCTTGTCGTCCACTGGGACCTTCACCGCGACCGGCCGGATGCTGAAAGGCACGTCGATGTAGGAGTCGATGGTGTTCAGCACCCGGGCCATGACCGTCGGCCGCTCTCCTCGAGCCTGGGCCAGCCGCATCTGAGCCTGATGCCAGGCCGTGACGGAGCGGAGCGTCGGCGGGGTGAGGTTGATTGCCCGGCGCATCGTGCCCTTCAGGAGCTTCCACGCGCGCTGCTCTCCCGGTCCCCAGGCCAGTCCGTACGCCTCGCGCCAGCGCTCCGGCAGGAGGCCGGCGGTGAGCAACTCATCGAGCTGTCCCCGGGTGAATGGCGAATTGAAGAGCAGGCTGGCCAACTCGAGCGCCGTGTCTCCCGTGCGCAGCGTATCCCCCGCCAGCTGCTGGTCATACCACTCGTAGAAGGTCTCGAGCGTGGGCGACACCTGCTCCGGCAGGAGCCCGAATTGCGCCGCGGCGAGCAGCGTCTCCTGATAGTAACGGCGCTTCTCCTCGATGCTGAGCGGCCGCACGAATGTCTCGAAGACCTGGATGGCGCCGTCGATGAGGGTGGCGAGCACCCAACGCTGCAGCGCGGGATCGTTCGCGCGATAGTGGCCGTCGCCCCGCGGGCCGGCGCCGGCCGGAAGTGAGCCGTAGACGCGGCTGTGGAGGCTGTGGACCCGCTTCGCGGCGCCCGTCGCCTCGCGGAGGCCACCGAAGACGAGCTGGTACATCGCCGTATAGGTGCGTCGCGCACGGCCGAGCAGGTCACCCCGGAAGTTGCTGTTCTGGGATACGCCGTGAGCCACCGCCGGATGGGCGATCTGCAGCAGGATGGCGCGCAGTCCGCCGAGGAGGATCACCGGCTCGCGATAGATCAACCAGGTCATGCTGTCGGGGCCGTAAATGCCCTCGAGCTCGCCAGCCGCGTGCTCCCGCAGGTAGTCGAGACACTTGCGGAAGTGCTCGCGGTCCTGGCTGATCTGCTGCTCCACTTCCGGCGATGGCGACCACCGCTTCGGGTTCACCTGCGTTCCCACGACTCCGCCTCCATCGCGCTTGTCACGGCAGCCGCCGGGTGCCTGAGCGGCCTATCTCATGGGGTGGACTACCACACGTCCTGTCCCTTGCGCATTTCTGCCCCGGGGTCTCTCCCGCCGAGCCCGGGTCCAGGGGAACGAAAAAAGAATTCCCACGAAAAATCCCTCGGGCGACGGACGGGCATGTCGAGCCGAGAGCTCGCCTCCACCCAGGAAGAGACCATGCCCGTGTTCAAGTCCGCTTCGTCCTCCCCGTGGCTGTGTGCCCTGCTCCCGCTGTGGCTCGTGGCGTGCGGCCCCGGTGAGGAGGACATGCCCTCGAACGAGCCGAGCTCCCTCGCCACCCAACGGTCGCCCGTGGACATGCCCCTCGAGGATGACGAGTGTCACGAGTGGACGCGTGAATACACCACGACCTCCTCGGAGAGGCAGGTCCTCGGGACCTGGACCGCGCAAGGCTTTCCGGTGTGCTGGGTTTGTGTCAACTACAACGACTGTACGGTCACCAGGACCTGGCGTGAGTCGTACGTGTGCATGGGACCCACGGTCGAGGGCGCCGTCCTCGAGGTGCACCAGCTGTCCGAGAGCTGGTCCTGCGACCCCACCCTGCAGAGCGACTGCGGGTTCCGCCTCTTCTGCTGACCGCTCGCGAGCCCCTGGCCGTCGTGGGCTCCCGCGAAAAGGGTGTCAGACGATTTGTCTGCTACCTTCCCTGGCGAATTGGAGCCGAGCGAGGCGCCACGGCGACTGAAGCGCTGCGTGGAGGACCACGACCCCGACGAAGAACCGTCCTGTATTCAACATTCTCCGGAAGAGACGGTTTCGCCCGAATTCCTTCGCAATCTGATTGCAGTTACTGTAACCAGGAATGACAACGTTACGATTCATTCCTTCCCCTCTTGTGTCCGCGCGCTCTGTCCCGTTGCCATCGGGTTGAAATCTTTCTGTCGGCCGAAAATGACAACGTTACGATTCGCTCCTCCCCTCTTGTCCTGCCGCTGGGAATTGTCTCGGTTGGGCATGGCCACGGACTGATTCAGAAACCGCCATCGCGCAAGGGGTTGGACCGCGCCCATTCACCGGGCCTCGCGCTCCATCGACCGAAGTCGTGGATCCGCCTCGATCACTCACTTCTGGAGACACCTCATGTCCCGACAGACTCACCACGCTGATACCCGTAGTGCCTGGTTCTGGTGGCGAAGGCTCCTCACCACCGCGACCACCGCGGTGCTGACCGCTGCGCTCTCCGTCCTCGTGCCCAATGCCGCCCATGCCGCTGACGGCGGCTTCCATATCGCCAACGGCCGGCTCCTCGACGCGAACGGCAACGACTTCATCATCCGCGGTATCAGCCACCCGCACGCGTGGTACCCGCAGAGGACCAGTGCGTTCGCCGACATCAAGGTGGCGGGGGCCAACAGCGTCCGCGTCGTGCTGAGCGGTGGCCGGTGGCCGGTCAGCGACGTGGCGAACGTCATCTCGCTCTGCAAGCAGAACCGGCTCGTCTGCGTGCTCGAGAACCACGACACGACCGGGTATGGGGAGGTGGTTGGCGCCTCCAGCCTCGCTCAGGCCGTCGACTACTGGCTGAGCATCCGCAGTGCGCTCGTTGGCCAGGAGGCCTACGTCATCATCAACATCGGCAATGAGCCGTATGGCAACACCAACTACACGCCCTGGGTCGCGGAGACCATCGATGCAATCCAGCGCCTGCGGAGTGCCGGGCTGACGCACACCTTGATGATTGACGGGCCGAACTGGGGGCAGGACTGGTCCAACACCATGCGGGACAACGCCCAGACGATCTGGGAGGCCGACCCGCTGCGCAATTCCATCTTCAGCATCCACATGTACGGCGTCTACAACACCCCAGCGAAGGTCAAGGGCTACCTCGACTCGTTTACCAGCCGTGGCCTGCCCATCCTCGTCGGCGAGTTCGGGTGGTACCACTCCGACGGAGATCCGGATGAGGTGACGCTCGCGGAGTACACCACGTCGCAGGGTCTCGGCTACATCGGCTGGTCGTGGAGCGGCAACGGAGGTGGCGTCGAATACCTCGACATGGTCACCAACTTCAACCCGGCCAGCCGCACGGACTGGGGTAACTGGCTCATCACGAGTGCCAATGGCCTCGAGGCCACCTCCGTCGAGGCCTCGGTGTTTGGGGGAGGTGGTGGTGATACGCAGCGCCCGACCGCGCCCGGCAACCTGGCGGCGGCGGGTACGACGTCGAGCAGCGTGTCGCTCGCGTGGAGCGCCTCGACGGACAACGTCGCGGTGACCGGCTACGATGTCTACCGCGGGTCCTCCCGAGTGGCGACGCTCCCCAGCAGCATGCTGTCGTACACGGACACGGGGCTCTCGGCGAACACGGCCTACAGCTACAAGGTGTATGCGCGTGATGCCGCTGGGAACGTGAGCGATGCGTCCAACACCGTTTCCGCGACGACCCAGTCCTCCGGGGGAGAAACCGGTGGCTGCACGGCGACCTACCAGCTCGATAGCCAGTGGGGCACCGGCTTCGGCGCCACCGTGACGGTGAAGAACACCGGGAACACCGCGACCAAGGGCTGGACGATCAGCTGGACCTTCGGTGGCAACCAGCAGATCACCAACATGTGGAACGCCACGCCGACCCAATCCGGCGCGAGCGTGACGGCGCGGAACATGAACTACAACGGTGTCATCCAGCCAGGGAGCAGCACGACCTTCGGATTCCAGGCGGCGTATTCCGGTTCCAACACCTCGCCAACCGTGACCTGCACTGTCAACTGATGGAGCCCGTGGCTGGGAGGGTCGAGGTGGGGTCCCTCCCGGCCCGCGGGGAAGAGTGTCCGAAGCGAAATTGAATAAACGGGCCTGCCCTGCGTCGCGGACCGTCACATCCTCGCTTCCGTGCCACCCATGCTCCTCACGATCCTCGGCATCACCCTCCTCGCCTCCACGCCCTCGGTTCCGCCCGTCTCGTGTGTGTACGTCAACGGGAAGACGGCCTGTGGCTACTCCTGCCAGACCAGCGTCGACGACGCCCGCTGCGCCAGTACGCCCTATGGGACGTGCGCCATGTTCCAGGGCCAGGTGTACTGCTTCGATCCTCCGCCCTCGGCCATCCATCACCCTCCCGACGAGGGCCTGCGTCCCGAGTGCAAGGCCGTCGGCACCGAGGCGGCCTGTGGTTTCAACTGCCTGGTGGCGAAGGGGAAGGTGGCCTGTGCGCGGACGCCCTATGGCGTGTGCCGGGAGCACTTCGGCGAGCTGAAGTGCTGGGACCCGTCGGAGACCGCCATCCACGAGCTCGGCTCGGAGATTCCACGGCCCACGTGCCTCACGGCGTCGACGGTCATCGAGTGCGGCTATGACTGCAAGAACAACCGCACGGAGGTGAAGTGCGCGGCGACCCCTCGCGGCCGGTGCGAGAAGAACGACTTCCGGATCGACTGCTTCGATCCTCCGTCGCTCCTGCAGTGCGCGCACACCCAGCCGCCCGACCCCGCCGAGGTGCGCAAGCCGAAGTACCAGCGGCGGGAGGAGAAGCAGGCGGAGGCCGAACGGGCCGCGCACTGACGTGCGCCTCTCTCCTCTCCCACCGGGGATGCTGGGCCCGATGACGCCAGAACGGTGGGCTTCCCGCGCGCCAGAGCGCGAGCAGGGCCTGGGATAGCACCTGGCCGCGCGAGAGGGACTCCTCCCCTTCTGGGTTGCCCGGCGTCCACCGCGCGTGGGGAAAGCGGACGGGACCACTCGCCGCCGGATGGGGCTCGCGACGCGGTACTCCGGTGGCGGGCAGCTGCTCTAGCGCCGCTCGTGCCGCTCATCCAGCCCATCGAGAACCTGGCGGGCCTGCGCCTGGAGATGATGCGGCTCACAGCCGCACGAGCAGCCTACCGTCCCAACTCCCTGTCCCAAGCGTACAACTGCCCGTTCACCG
This is a stretch of genomic DNA from Archangium violaceum. It encodes these proteins:
- a CDS encoding arylesterase — its product is MRERTWARGVLGCLVLTLAVSLPALAEPAATAAPVRTVLVMGDSLSAAYGIAPEEGWVALTAERMAKQAPGWRVVNASVSGETTAGGASRIGGELARNRPEVVVIALGGNDGLRGLPLKQTRANLEKMVSAAKSSGARVLLVGMRMPPNLGKAYTEGFTANYRAVAEAHQVALLPFLLEPIALDRNAFQADNIHPIAAVQPKLRDHVWPALAPLLK
- a CDS encoding alpha/beta hydrolase, which produces MSASPDTSTPSSSSQARPRRRWPRRLLWMGLGLAVLLVVGSVYQAVSAAADAHDFPPPGRMVDVGGYRLHLNCTGEGSPTVVLETGANAMSSGWAWVQPEVAKSTRVCSYDRAGTAWSELAPGPRDAAHVAEQLHTLLANAGERGPFVLVGHSLGGLFVRLYADRHPGEVAGMVLLDASHPDQMQRLPESARKQFELGMKVMDLAPALIHVGLVRATGLFAAIGRGLPERAFAEVEAFSATTRNLEAASAEMRAWDDSAAQVRATRGLGERPLLVVSAGSAAGAEELVPAFQALHRELVSLSSRGEYRLIPEANHLSLLTDEAHARQTSAAILEVVGKVRAPPVAGAASP
- a CDS encoding LysR family transcriptional regulator is translated as MSSEPGTPTLDQLRVFLTVVEVGSFAGAARQLKRATSVISYTIANLEAQLGVSLFDRESTRKPRLTEAGRTVLAEARTISNGVDGLRAKVKGLLRGLEAELRVALDVMLPASRVVDALTSFRKEFPTVSLHLYMEALGAVTQRVLDGAATLGVSGPLDAGIGGIERISVGSVEMIPVAAPEHPLARAKRNQPGAGRAHVQLVLTDRSTLTQGKDIAVLSPRTWRLADLGSKHMLLREGIGWGNMPIPMVREDLESGRLVHLDMPDFRGGSYGFHAIYRTDSPPGPAASWLISRFQGQRSE
- a CDS encoding VOC family protein, with protein sequence MTIKAATPYFILNGRAEQAIAFYQRALGAKTEALQRFGDVDQSCPVAMKSRVMHAALRVGDALLMMSDGSDEELPPRSGNVSIALQFDDPDQARQCFDALATNGKAIQPLIDAPWGELFGVVSDEFGINWMFNSAKVKKA
- a CDS encoding oxygenase MpaB family protein, which gives rise to MGTQVNPKRWSPSPEVEQQISQDREHFRKCLDYLREHAAGELEGIYGPDSMTWLIYREPVILLGGLRAILLQIAHPAVAHGVSQNSNFRGDLLGRARRTYTAMYQLVFGGLREATGAAKRVHSLHSRVYGSLPAGAGPRGDGHYRANDPALQRWVLATLIDGAIQVFETFVRPLSIEEKRRYYQETLLAAAQFGLLPEQVSPTLETFYEWYDQQLAGDTLRTGDTALELASLLFNSPFTRGQLDELLTAGLLPERWREAYGLAWGPGEQRAWKLLKGTMRRAINLTPPTLRSVTAWHQAQMRLAQARGERPTVMARVLNTIDSYIDVPFSIRPVAVKVPVDDKD
- a CDS encoding cellulase family glycosylhydrolase — encoded protein: MSRQTHHADTRSAWFWWRRLLTTATTAVLTAALSVLVPNAAHAADGGFHIANGRLLDANGNDFIIRGISHPHAWYPQRTSAFADIKVAGANSVRVVLSGGRWPVSDVANVISLCKQNRLVCVLENHDTTGYGEVVGASSLAQAVDYWLSIRSALVGQEAYVIINIGNEPYGNTNYTPWVAETIDAIQRLRSAGLTHTLMIDGPNWGQDWSNTMRDNAQTIWEADPLRNSIFSIHMYGVYNTPAKVKGYLDSFTSRGLPILVGEFGWYHSDGDPDEVTLAEYTTSQGLGYIGWSWSGNGGGVEYLDMVTNFNPASRTDWGNWLITSANGLEATSVEASVFGGGGGDTQRPTAPGNLAAAGTTSSSVSLAWSASTDNVAVTGYDVYRGSSRVATLPSSMLSYTDTGLSANTAYSYKVYARDAAGNVSDASNTVSATTQSSGGETGGCTATYQLDSQWGTGFGATVTVKNTGNTATKGWTISWTFGGNQQITNMWNATPTQSGASVTARNMNYNGVIQPGSSTTFGFQAAYSGSNTSPTVTCTVN